A single genomic interval of Dysidea avara chromosome 6, odDysAvar1.4, whole genome shotgun sequence harbors:
- the LOC136259493 gene encoding solute carrier family 35 member F1-like has protein sequence MYYYCSIFRHFFYILITGQLLALLWTGFGVFATLLDNHTEQDISSTLAAGIYFVLAATCGPCMATQRNFVAKLKANWWKFLILGIADVQGAYLQVLGLRYTTVTINMVIIHGASVVWIVLLSTFLIRTRYKLVHYVSMIVCTFGMVIVILEDLKSSKSDGSNSGGNEILGDFLCIMAALAQCISIVGQEFLIKEEIGIIDYMAMLGFSGTLLASIQLYTLDRRTLVEMTWDLPASESQ, from the exons ATGTACTATTATTGCTCAATATTTAGACATTTTTTCTACATACTGATTACCGGCCAGTTGTTAGCCTTACTCTGGACTGGATTTGGAGTGTTTGCCACACTACTGGATAATCATACAGAGCAAGACATTTCTTCTACGCTAGCTGCTGGTATATATTTTGTACTTGCAGCAACTTGTGGGCCATGCATGGCAACGCAAAGAAACTTTGTGGCCAAACTGAAGGCCAACTGGTGGAAGTTTTTAATACTAGGGATTGCTGATGTGCAAGGAGCTTATTTGCAGGTGCTGGGACTGAGGTACACCACAGTCACTATAAACATG GTCATCATTCACGGAGCAAGTGTGGTATGGATTGTACTACTTTCTACTTTCCTAATAAGAACAAGATACAAACTAGTTCATTATGTATCAATGATTGTTTGCACGTTTGGAATGGTGATAGTGATTCTAGAAGATTTGAAGTCATCAAAGAGTGATGGCAGCAATTCTG GAGGCAATGAAATATTAGGGGATTTCCTATGCATCATGGCTGCACTAGCACAGTGTATCAGTATTGTTGGACAAGAATTCCTGATCAAAGAAGAAATTGGTATAATAGATTACATGGCAATGTTAGGATTTAGTGGAACACTACTTGCAAGTATTCAACT ATATACTTTGGACCGAAGAACTTTAGTTGAAATGACATGGGACCTGCCAGCTAGTGAGTCACAGTGA